The Prochlorococcus sp. MIT 1300 genome has a window encoding:
- the eno gene encoding phosphopyruvate hydratase gives MIDSLDLVIDTIMAREVLDSRGNPTVEAEVLLEGGAIGRAMVPSGASTGAHEAHELRDGGSRYMGKGVTKAVGYIEERIAPALCGLSSLDQLTVDMTMQELDGSENKAALGANSILAVSMATARAAANGLGLPLYRYLGGPMANLLPVPLMNVINGGAHAANNLDFQEFMLVPHGASSFREALRMGAEVFHTLKGLLAAEGLSTAVGDEGGFAPDLSSNDAAGEMLVRAIEKAGFKPGKQIALALDVASTEFYSNGLYNFGSGSYTSTEMVDELRKLVDKYPIVSIEDGLAEDDWNGWSTLTDSLGKRVQLVGDDLFVTNTLRLKKGIEKNIANSILIKVNQIGSLSETLQAIDLATSSGYTSVISHRSGETEDTTIADLAVATRAGQIKTGSLSRSERVAKYNQLLRIEDELGSQAIYAGSVGKGPQWKD, from the coding sequence GTGATTGATTCTCTTGATTTAGTAATAGATACCATTATGGCTAGAGAGGTCCTGGACTCACGCGGTAATCCGACCGTAGAAGCAGAAGTCCTTCTTGAGGGAGGCGCCATAGGCCGCGCGATGGTACCCAGTGGAGCAAGTACAGGCGCACACGAAGCTCATGAATTAAGAGATGGTGGTAGTCGCTACATGGGTAAAGGTGTCACCAAGGCGGTGGGTTATATCGAAGAACGTATTGCACCAGCACTTTGTGGGCTGTCTTCTCTGGATCAACTCACTGTTGATATGACAATGCAAGAACTAGATGGGAGTGAGAACAAAGCTGCCTTAGGCGCTAACTCAATTCTTGCAGTGAGTATGGCTACAGCAAGGGCGGCGGCTAATGGTTTGGGATTGCCCTTATACCGCTATTTAGGGGGGCCGATGGCGAATCTACTCCCAGTCCCATTAATGAATGTGATTAACGGCGGAGCTCATGCGGCAAATAATCTTGACTTTCAAGAGTTCATGTTGGTTCCTCATGGCGCTTCAAGTTTCAGAGAAGCATTGAGGATGGGAGCAGAAGTGTTCCATACATTGAAGGGTCTTCTTGCTGCTGAGGGTTTATCAACAGCTGTTGGAGATGAAGGTGGGTTCGCTCCTGATTTATCTAGTAATGATGCTGCTGGAGAAATGTTGGTTAGAGCAATTGAGAAGGCGGGCTTTAAACCAGGAAAGCAGATAGCTCTTGCTTTAGATGTTGCCAGTACAGAGTTTTACAGTAATGGTTTATATAATTTTGGTTCTGGGAGTTATACGAGCACAGAAATGGTAGATGAGTTAAGGAAATTAGTTGATAAATACCCTATTGTTTCTATTGAAGATGGTTTAGCAGAAGATGATTGGAATGGATGGTCAACACTAACTGATTCTTTGGGTAAGAGAGTTCAGCTTGTAGGTGATGATTTGTTCGTTACAAATACTCTTAGATTGAAGAAGGGAATTGAGAAAAATATTGCAAATTCAATTTTGATAAAGGTCAATCAAATTGGTTCTCTTAGTGAGACTCTTCAGGCTATAGATCTTGCTACGAGTTCTGGATATACGAGCGTGATTAGCCATCGCAGTGGTGAAACAGAAGATACTACTATCGCTGACCTAGCAGTTGCAACTAGGGCGGGCCAAATTAAAACTGGCTCTTTAAGCCGAAGTGAAAGGGTCGCTAAATATAATCAACTTCTTCGAATTGAGGATGAGCTTGGTAGTCAGGCTATTTATGCAGGATCTGTTGGTAAAGGACCTCAATGGAAGGATTAA
- the gloA gene encoding lactoylglutathione lyase — protein sequence MRMLHTMLRVGDLEKSLSFYTKVLGMKLLRKKDYPTGRFTLAFVGYGDEKQNTVLELTHNWDKTNYEIGQGYGHIAIGVKDIHATCAAITKEGGHITRPPGPMSHGQTVIAFLEDPDGYKIELIELIPGKNTV from the coding sequence ATGCGCATGCTCCACACAATGCTAAGAGTAGGGGATTTAGAAAAATCCTTATCCTTTTATACAAAAGTATTAGGGATGAAGCTCTTAAGGAAAAAAGACTATCCCACTGGCCGCTTTACCTTGGCCTTTGTTGGGTATGGAGATGAAAAACAAAACACAGTTCTTGAGCTAACCCATAATTGGGACAAAACAAATTACGAGATTGGTCAGGGCTACGGTCACATCGCAATCGGAGTTAAAGACATTCACGCAACATGTGCTGCAATCACAAAAGAGGGAGGTCATATAACCAGGCCACCTGGTCCAATGAGCCATGGGCAAACTGTTATCGCATTTCTAGAAGATCCTGATGGTTACAAAATTGAACTAATTGAATTGATCCCTGGCAAAAATACGGTCTAA
- a CDS encoding ATP-dependent Clp protease ATP-binding subunit — translation MSNQANYPSSMQSSLTSNPECFSDEAWELLLAGEDTARQWRHIQLDVEHLLQVLFTDRAYSRLIEALPIDKDKLLDLLEGFLSEQKLSRGSELFIGNDLEDLLEEADRFRNHWGSKLIEVSHLLVAFAKDPRIGSELFDKLGLPSERLEAELRKLPLSSQATQALSTRASTTQNGKSKSSTKSTSNAQKPQENIQEQNQANNDFSIKKSILNNEDEPTATALEIYCRDLTSAAKLGELDPVIGRDVEIRQLIKVLSRRSKNNPVLIGAPGVGKTAVAELFAQRIISGDVPDTLKGLRLVSLDLGALIAGAKFRGQFEERFRSVLKEVSESNSGVVLFIDELHTVISSDRSSAEAGSLLKPVLARGDLRLIGATTAESYRQTVEKDQALNRRFQQVLIKEPHLELSIEILRGLKGRYELHHGVTITDAAIEAANRLSDRYISDRCLPDKAIDLIDEASAQFKMDISSKPQVIEEAQAELRKIEVALLDNKKISEQEKFELEEEKKIAMQYFEELNTSWEEERQYLMELKGLVQEIEDLEISILDAEDKGDLEEAARLKYDELNVVQIRKSFIEDEIAKKRSSGTALLREEVEAEDIADVVARWTGIPVQRLLAGERQKLLRLEKHLSEKVIGQPKAVQAVAAAIRRARAGMKDPKRPVGSFLFLGPTGVGKTELAKALADSLFDEEEALVRLDMSEFMERNGVARLIGAPPGYVGYEEGGQLTEAVRLRPYAVLLLDEIEKAHPDVFNLLLQLLDEGRLTDSQSRTVDFRHTVIVMTSNLASRAILDSSISSKESGADLHKISLELKDQIDQALNKQFRPEFLNRIDEIIRFNPLQAKDLQQIVRLQLNDLGKLLAEQGYELRVDESAIELLAKEGYEPEYGARPLRRVVRRTIENPLATKLLEEHFIGANAIRVRQEQEESSSLLFIPEQ, via the coding sequence ATGTCCAACCAGGCCAACTATCCCAGTTCTATGCAAAGCAGCCTGACTAGCAACCCTGAATGTTTTAGTGATGAAGCCTGGGAGCTTTTATTAGCCGGTGAAGACACTGCACGCCAATGGCGGCATATTCAACTCGATGTGGAGCATCTTTTACAGGTTCTATTTACTGATAGGGCATACAGCCGCTTAATAGAAGCCCTGCCGATTGACAAAGACAAGCTGCTAGACCTCCTTGAAGGTTTTCTTTCAGAGCAAAAGCTATCTCGTGGATCTGAATTATTTATAGGCAATGATTTGGAAGATCTTCTGGAAGAAGCAGATAGATTCAGAAACCATTGGGGATCAAAATTAATAGAAGTTTCTCACTTACTTGTAGCGTTTGCGAAAGATCCTCGAATAGGAAGTGAACTTTTTGACAAATTAGGCTTACCTAGTGAGCGATTAGAAGCAGAATTAAGAAAACTTCCACTATCATCACAAGCAACTCAAGCACTATCGACGAGAGCATCAACAACCCAAAATGGAAAGTCCAAGTCGTCCACGAAGTCAACCTCTAACGCTCAAAAGCCCCAAGAAAACATTCAAGAACAAAATCAAGCCAATAATGATTTCTCAATAAAGAAATCAATCCTAAATAATGAAGACGAACCAACAGCAACAGCTCTTGAGATATATTGCAGAGACCTCACATCTGCCGCAAAACTTGGAGAATTAGATCCAGTCATTGGTAGAGACGTAGAGATTAGACAGTTAATAAAAGTCCTCTCTCGCAGAAGCAAAAATAATCCTGTATTAATAGGCGCTCCAGGTGTCGGGAAAACAGCCGTTGCAGAACTTTTTGCCCAAAGGATAATCTCTGGCGATGTTCCTGACACCTTAAAAGGTTTAAGACTAGTTTCCCTAGACCTGGGAGCATTAATTGCAGGTGCAAAATTCAGAGGTCAATTTGAGGAGAGATTTCGTTCTGTCTTAAAAGAAGTTAGCGAGTCAAACTCAGGAGTAGTGTTATTTATCGATGAGTTGCATACAGTTATCAGCTCAGATCGATCAAGTGCCGAGGCAGGAAGTCTTTTAAAGCCAGTTCTTGCAAGAGGTGATCTACGCCTTATTGGTGCAACAACTGCCGAAAGTTATCGTCAGACCGTTGAGAAAGATCAAGCACTTAACAGGCGATTTCAACAAGTTTTGATTAAAGAACCTCATCTTGAATTAAGCATAGAGATTCTTAGAGGTTTAAAAGGAAGGTATGAGCTTCATCATGGAGTGACAATTACGGATGCAGCAATAGAAGCCGCAAATCGGCTTTCAGATAGATATATCAGTGATCGTTGTCTGCCGGACAAAGCAATCGACCTAATTGACGAAGCGTCAGCTCAATTTAAAATGGATATTTCATCAAAACCTCAAGTCATTGAAGAGGCTCAGGCAGAACTGAGAAAAATTGAAGTTGCTTTACTTGATAACAAAAAAATATCAGAACAAGAAAAGTTTGAGCTTGAAGAAGAAAAAAAAATCGCCATGCAATATTTTGAAGAGCTGAATACATCCTGGGAAGAAGAACGGCAATATCTCATGGAATTGAAAGGGCTAGTTCAAGAAATTGAAGATCTCGAAATTTCTATCCTTGATGCAGAAGATAAAGGAGATTTAGAAGAGGCTGCAAGATTAAAGTATGATGAGTTAAATGTGGTTCAAATCAGAAAATCCTTCATAGAAGATGAAATAGCGAAGAAAAGATCTTCAGGAACCGCTTTGCTCCGTGAAGAAGTAGAAGCCGAAGATATAGCTGATGTTGTAGCCAGATGGACAGGCATCCCAGTGCAACGTCTTCTAGCAGGCGAAAGACAAAAATTATTACGACTCGAAAAACACTTATCTGAAAAAGTAATTGGCCAGCCGAAAGCCGTACAAGCTGTTGCAGCTGCTATTAGACGCGCAAGGGCAGGGATGAAAGATCCCAAAAGGCCTGTTGGGTCATTCCTATTTTTAGGGCCTACCGGAGTTGGCAAGACCGAACTTGCCAAAGCACTGGCAGATTCACTTTTTGATGAAGAAGAAGCACTTGTCAGACTAGATATGAGTGAATTCATGGAGCGCAATGGAGTAGCAAGACTGATTGGAGCACCCCCTGGATATGTTGGTTATGAAGAAGGTGGTCAATTAACCGAAGCTGTCAGACTTCGTCCATATGCAGTCTTGCTTCTAGACGAAATTGAAAAAGCCCATCCAGATGTATTCAATCTGCTCCTTCAATTACTCGATGAGGGACGACTAACTGATTCACAGAGCCGAACAGTTGATTTCAGACACACTGTGATAGTGATGACTAGTAATCTTGCAAGTAGGGCAATACTTGATTCTTCAATATCCTCTAAGGAAAGTGGTGCAGATTTACATAAGATCAGTCTCGAACTAAAAGATCAAATAGATCAAGCATTAAATAAACAGTTTCGACCTGAATTTTTAAACCGTATTGATGAAATTATTAGATTCAATCCACTACAAGCTAAAGATCTCCAACAGATCGTACGCCTCCAATTAAATGATCTTGGAAAGCTTCTGGCCGAACAAGGATATGAGCTCAGAGTTGATGAATCAGCAATAGAACTTCTTGCAAAAGAAGGCTATGAACCTGAATATGGGGCCAGGCCATTAAGGAGAGTTGTAAGAAGAACTATAGAAAACCCTCTCGCAACAAAGCTTCTAGAAGAACATTTCATAGGTGCCAATGCTATTCGGGTGAGACAAGAGCAAGAAGAATCATCATCACTACTTTTTATTCCAGAGCAATAA
- the secE gene encoding preprotein translocase subunit SecE, whose product MTSPSSEENSAETSEIPELKELEATNQRGFLSKTLEELKLVVWPSRQQLFSESIAVILMVTLSAASIAAISRFYGWGASQLFG is encoded by the coding sequence GTGACAAGCCCATCTTCTGAGGAAAATTCAGCTGAAACCAGCGAAATCCCTGAATTAAAGGAGCTAGAGGCCACCAATCAACGTGGTTTTCTATCAAAGACCCTTGAGGAATTAAAGCTGGTTGTTTGGCCAAGTCGCCAGCAACTGTTCAGCGAATCAATTGCCGTCATACTGATGGTCACCCTTTCAGCTGCATCGATTGCAGCAATAAGTCGTTTTTACGGTTGGGGGGCTTCTCAATTATTTGGTTAA
- the nusG gene encoding transcription termination/antitermination protein NusG: MEDVNNSSTPKAQTAISRWYAIQVASSCEKKVKATLEQRAVTLGVSNRILEIEIPQTPAVKLKKDGSRQSTEEKVFPGYVLVRMVLDEDTMMAVRSTPNVINFVGAEDRRATGKSRGHIKPRPLSRSEVDRIFKRAAEKKTVVKLDLAEGDQIIVTSGPFKDFQGEVIEVSGERSKLKALLSIFGRETPVELEFSQINKQN; encoded by the coding sequence ATTGAGGATGTGAATAATTCCTCAACACCAAAAGCACAAACGGCAATTTCTCGTTGGTATGCAATACAAGTTGCATCTAGTTGCGAAAAAAAAGTAAAGGCTACTTTGGAACAAAGAGCTGTAACCCTAGGCGTTAGCAATAGGATCTTAGAGATTGAAATTCCGCAAACACCAGCAGTGAAATTAAAAAAAGATGGTAGCCGACAATCAACTGAGGAGAAAGTCTTTCCTGGCTATGTTCTAGTTCGAATGGTTCTCGACGAAGACACAATGATGGCAGTTCGTAGTACACCAAACGTAATTAATTTTGTAGGTGCTGAAGATCGACGAGCAACTGGCAAATCAAGAGGACATATCAAACCAAGGCCTTTAAGCCGCAGTGAGGTTGATAGGATTTTCAAACGTGCAGCAGAGAAAAAGACAGTAGTTAAACTCGACCTAGCAGAAGGGGACCAAATTATTGTCACATCAGGTCCTTTCAAAGACTTCCAAGGAGAAGTAATAGAAGTTTCAGGAGAAAGAAGCAAACTAAAAGCACTGCTCTCTATCTTTGGAAGAGAGACCCCAGTGGAACTCGAATTTTCCCAAATCAACAAACAGAACTAA
- the rplK gene encoding 50S ribosomal protein L11: MAKKVVAVIKLALQAGKANPAPPVGPALGQHGVNIMAFCKEYNARTQDKAGFVIPVEISVFEDRSFTFITKTPPASVLITKAAGIEKGSGQSSHGNVGSIDRAQLEEIAKTKLPDLNCNSVESAMKVIEGTARNMGVSVKD, translated from the coding sequence ATGGCAAAGAAAGTTGTAGCAGTGATCAAGCTGGCCTTACAGGCCGGCAAAGCGAACCCAGCTCCTCCTGTAGGTCCTGCACTAGGCCAACATGGGGTGAATATCATGGCGTTCTGCAAGGAGTACAACGCTCGCACTCAGGACAAGGCCGGTTTTGTAATTCCAGTAGAAATTTCGGTCTTCGAAGACCGCAGTTTCACCTTCATTACTAAAACCCCTCCTGCTTCTGTTCTCATTACTAAAGCAGCTGGTATTGAAAAAGGTTCTGGCCAGTCCTCACATGGCAATGTTGGCTCAATCGACAGAGCCCAACTTGAAGAAATTGCCAAAACTAAATTGCCAGACCTCAATTGCAATAGCGTTGAGTCGGCGATGAAAGTTATTGAGGGCACAGCCCGAAATATGGGCGTTTCCGTTAAGGATTAA
- the rplA gene encoding 50S ribosomal protein L1 — MSKPSKRITSLLAKVEDRIYLPAEAVQLVKENATAKFDETIEAHIRLGIDPKYTDQQLRTTVALPQGTGQSVRIAVITSGEKVSEAKAAGAELAGDSDLVETINKGEMDFDLLIATPDMMPKVAKLGRVLGPRGLMPNPKAGTVTTDLAAAIKEFKAGKLEFRADRAGIVHVRFGKASFSAEALLENLKTLQETVDRHKPSGAKGRYWKSLFVTSTMGPSIEVDVNALQEMQQD, encoded by the coding sequence ATGAGCAAACCATCCAAACGCATCACTAGTCTCCTTGCAAAAGTCGAGGATCGCATTTATCTCCCCGCAGAAGCTGTCCAGCTTGTCAAAGAAAATGCGACAGCAAAATTCGATGAAACAATCGAAGCGCATATTCGCCTTGGTATTGATCCTAAATACACCGATCAACAGCTCAGGACTACGGTCGCCCTTCCTCAAGGAACAGGGCAAAGTGTTCGAATCGCCGTGATAACAAGTGGCGAAAAAGTTAGTGAAGCCAAAGCTGCTGGAGCTGAACTAGCCGGAGACTCAGATCTTGTCGAAACTATTAACAAGGGTGAAATGGATTTTGATCTCTTAATAGCAACGCCTGACATGATGCCAAAAGTCGCCAAGCTTGGCCGTGTATTAGGTCCGAGAGGACTTATGCCCAATCCCAAAGCGGGGACTGTAACTACAGACCTTGCGGCTGCAATCAAAGAATTCAAAGCAGGGAAACTCGAATTCAGGGCAGATCGCGCCGGTATTGTGCATGTCCGTTTTGGTAAAGCAAGCTTCTCAGCAGAAGCCCTGCTAGAAAACCTAAAAACACTTCAAGAAACTGTCGATAGGCATAAACCTAGTGGTGCTAAAGGTCGTTATTGGAAAAGCCTTTTTGTCACTTCCACTATGGGACCTTCAATCGAGGTTGATGTAAATGCTCTGCAAGAGATGCAACAAGACTGA
- the rplJ gene encoding 50S ribosomal protein L10, with product MGRTLESKQEIVKELKSLLDDAEMALVLDYKGLTIKEMSDLRTRLQASNGLCKVAKNTLMRKAIDGNSAWSSLNSLLSGTNALVLVKGDVGGAVKAVQTFQKETKKSETKGGLFEGRLLSQDEIKAIAQLPSKEVLMAQIAGSINAVATKVAVGINEVPSGLARALQQHADKSAS from the coding sequence ATGGGCCGCACGCTGGAAAGCAAGCAAGAAATCGTCAAGGAACTCAAAAGTCTCCTTGACGATGCAGAAATGGCACTAGTCCTTGATTACAAAGGACTGACCATCAAGGAAATGTCTGATCTGCGGACGCGTCTGCAGGCCAGTAATGGTTTGTGCAAGGTTGCTAAAAACACCCTTATGCGCAAAGCAATTGATGGCAATAGTGCATGGTCAAGTCTCAACTCTTTACTGAGTGGCACCAATGCATTAGTCCTTGTAAAAGGTGATGTTGGTGGTGCAGTTAAAGCTGTACAGACGTTCCAAAAAGAAACAAAGAAATCCGAGACGAAAGGCGGCCTTTTCGAAGGCAGGCTGTTATCTCAGGACGAGATCAAGGCTATAGCCCAACTTCCTTCCAAGGAAGTTCTCATGGCTCAAATCGCCGGTTCCATTAATGCAGTAGCAACCAAAGTTGCTGTTGGGATTAACGAAGTACCTTCGGGTCTTGCCCGAGCTTTACAGCAACACGCTGACAAAAGCGCAAGCTGA
- the rplL gene encoding 50S ribosomal protein L7/L12, translating into MSAKTDKILDSLKELSLLEASELVKQIEEAFGVSAAASAGVVMAAPGAAGAAGGEPAEEKTEFDVVLESFEASAKIKVLKAVREATGLGLGDAKAMVEAAPKTIKEGISKDDAESLKKAIEEAGGKVTLK; encoded by the coding sequence ATGTCTGCAAAAACCGACAAGATCCTTGACTCTCTCAAAGAGCTTTCTCTGCTTGAAGCCTCTGAGCTTGTAAAGCAAATTGAAGAAGCGTTTGGGGTATCAGCCGCAGCATCTGCTGGTGTTGTCATGGCCGCGCCTGGAGCCGCTGGTGCTGCTGGTGGCGAGCCTGCCGAAGAAAAGACTGAATTTGATGTTGTTTTAGAAAGCTTTGAAGCCTCTGCAAAGATCAAAGTACTAAAAGCTGTTCGTGAAGCCACAGGCCTTGGTCTTGGTGATGCAAAAGCCATGGTGGAAGCAGCTCCAAAAACCATTAAGGAAGGGATCTCTAAAGACGATGCCGAAAGTCTTAAGAAGGCCATCGAAGAAGCCGGCGGCAAAGTCACTCTTAAGTGA
- a CDS encoding ribonuclease H, with amino-acid sequence MSKPPGRVIAAATDGACSGNPGPGGWAALIRFEDGSIEEFAGFEPATTNNRMELQAALNLLKTLKSLPIHPNLKIRTDSKYLIDGLEKWMPNWKRKGWLTAAGKPVMNQDLWKELDQANINEVAFSYVKGHSGDPDNDRVDKIAVSFSKGQSIELHSRVKGKVDSLDALPFQTEDTDIKNKGLRDLNTLLSRLEIVNKISTEGYSLEDAELAELVNLSIKDIKNKTASWYWRDWLIEPITSGRWKIISLIKDNQKP; translated from the coding sequence ATGTCAAAACCTCCTGGGCGAGTAATAGCTGCGGCCACAGACGGAGCATGTAGTGGTAATCCTGGGCCAGGAGGATGGGCAGCACTCATACGTTTTGAAGATGGCAGTATTGAAGAGTTTGCTGGTTTCGAACCAGCAACTACTAATAATCGAATGGAACTACAAGCAGCTTTAAATCTCCTCAAAACATTAAAGTCACTTCCTATTCACCCAAACCTGAAAATTAGAACAGATAGCAAATATCTCATTGATGGCTTAGAAAAATGGATGCCAAATTGGAAACGCAAGGGTTGGCTAACAGCAGCAGGCAAACCAGTTATGAATCAGGATCTCTGGAAAGAGCTTGATCAAGCAAATATAAACGAAGTAGCTTTTAGCTATGTAAAAGGACATAGTGGAGACCCTGACAATGATCGCGTAGACAAAATTGCAGTAAGTTTTTCTAAAGGGCAGTCCATAGAGTTACACTCTAGAGTGAAAGGTAAAGTAGACTCACTAGATGCTTTGCCATTCCAGACAGAGGATACTGATATTAAAAATAAAGGACTTAGAGATTTAAATACTTTACTTTCTCGCTTGGAAATTGTTAATAAAATTTCAACGGAAGGCTATAGCCTAGAAGATGCTGAATTAGCTGAATTAGTAAACCTATCTATTAAAGATATTAAAAACAAAACAGCTTCCTGGTATTGGCGAGATTGGCTTATAGAGCCCATAACAAGTGGTCGATGGAAAATTATAAGCCTTATTAAAGACAATCAAAAACCCTAA
- a CDS encoding quinone-dependent dihydroorotate dehydrogenase: MNKSSKTTFFSFSKFYKVLFGSLLLQDGGIDAEDLTNAALLALGQASLLRNSPFVSKVIENMGNELNVEDKKLEQLLFGCNFKNPVGLAAGFDKNGVAAGLWHHFGFGFAELGTVTWHAQPGNPRPRLFRLSNEQAALNRMGFNNKGAEIMRKTLKRQHLPPPGQRDAILGINLGKSRKTSLDLAADDYACSLERLAPLADYAVINVSSPNTPNLRDLQSPKQLRKLIEKLRKVPNCPPLLVKIAPDLQDKDIDNLAKLAYQERIAGLIAVNTSLNRLGLEERVIQQTGRKLSLETGGLSGSPLRARSTEVIKRLYKNTGSNLPIIGVGGIDCPEAAWEKITAGASLLQIYTGWIFQGPHLVPRILEGLSHQLNKNGLNNVSEAVGTGIPWN, translated from the coding sequence ATGAATAAATCATCTAAAACCACTTTTTTTAGTTTCTCAAAGTTTTACAAAGTCCTCTTCGGTTCATTACTGTTGCAAGACGGCGGAATAGATGCAGAAGATTTAACTAATGCCGCACTATTAGCATTGGGACAAGCTTCTCTTTTAAGAAACTCGCCATTCGTGTCAAAAGTAATCGAAAATATGGGCAATGAGCTGAACGTTGAAGATAAAAAGCTTGAACAATTACTTTTTGGATGCAACTTCAAAAACCCAGTAGGTCTAGCCGCTGGGTTCGACAAAAACGGCGTCGCAGCAGGCCTATGGCATCATTTTGGGTTTGGTTTTGCAGAGCTAGGCACAGTTACTTGGCATGCACAACCAGGTAACCCTCGCCCAAGACTTTTTCGCCTTTCAAATGAACAAGCGGCACTTAATCGGATGGGGTTTAACAACAAAGGTGCAGAGATTATGCGTAAAACTCTCAAACGTCAGCATCTTCCACCACCTGGACAGCGGGATGCCATCCTTGGGATCAATCTGGGCAAATCTCGCAAGACTTCTCTCGATCTAGCAGCTGACGACTATGCCTGCTCCTTAGAACGATTAGCCCCTCTAGCAGATTATGCAGTGATCAATGTGAGTTCTCCAAATACACCTAACCTGCGTGATCTTCAAAGCCCCAAGCAATTAAGAAAGCTCATTGAAAAATTACGAAAAGTCCCAAATTGTCCCCCATTACTAGTAAAAATTGCTCCAGATCTTCAAGATAAAGATATCGACAATTTAGCAAAGCTCGCCTATCAAGAAAGAATCGCAGGGCTAATCGCAGTCAACACTAGTCTCAATCGACTTGGCTTAGAAGAGAGAGTTATTCAGCAAACTGGGCGCAAGCTCTCTCTTGAAACAGGAGGATTAAGTGGTTCACCTCTGCGAGCAAGATCAACAGAAGTCATAAAAAGACTCTATAAAAATACTGGCTCAAATCTGCCCATCATTGGAGTAGGAGGAATTGACTGCCCAGAAGCTGCTTGGGAAAAAATTACAGCAGGTGCCTCACTCTTACAGATTTATACCGGTTGGATTTTTCAAGGTCCTCATCTTGTTCCAAGAATTCTTGAGGGGCTTTCACATCAACTAAACAAAAATGGGCTCAACAATGTCTCAGAGGCTGTAGGGACAGGGATACCCTGGAATTAG
- a CDS encoding threonine-phosphate decarboxylase: MSSPPPIHGGNVAQEAQRLGCKPNDLLDASASIVPFAIPKDLKSCLKQALHRSPLRDYPDRNYEELRKAIASWHGINPNFVLPGNGAAELFTWAARDAAREGLSGLPSPGFADYKRALRCWHGTYQNEELPLSWPEEFPQPFPITPNTEVLWITNPHNPTGQLWSKQSIIPLVEKYKLVICDEAFLPLAPVGEKQSLIPFTEMCPNLIVIRSLTKLFGIAGLRLGYVVSNEKRLHHWRESRDPWPVNGLAMTAGEMLMKDTAGLQKWLKKVHNWVLQEGSWCQRKFKQIPGITPHPSSTNFFLIESQHSLVSLREELAQRHILLRDCRSFNKLGGNWLRVSLQNRKGNKKIHKAIRGLLT; this comes from the coding sequence TTGAGCTCACCCCCCCCTATCCATGGCGGCAATGTTGCCCAAGAAGCCCAAAGATTAGGTTGCAAACCCAATGACCTTTTAGATGCAAGCGCATCAATCGTACCTTTCGCTATTCCCAAGGATCTCAAAAGCTGCCTAAAACAAGCCTTGCATAGGAGTCCTCTAAGAGATTATCCAGATCGAAACTACGAAGAACTACGAAAAGCAATAGCTTCTTGGCACGGAATAAATCCTAATTTCGTTTTACCTGGCAACGGAGCAGCTGAACTTTTTACCTGGGCAGCACGCGATGCTGCAAGAGAAGGTTTAAGTGGCTTACCTTCTCCTGGTTTTGCGGACTACAAAAGAGCACTTCGTTGCTGGCATGGTACATATCAAAACGAAGAATTACCTCTTTCTTGGCCAGAGGAATTCCCACAGCCCTTTCCAATAACACCAAATACAGAGGTGTTATGGATAACTAATCCCCATAATCCAACAGGCCAACTGTGGAGTAAACAATCCATCATTCCATTAGTTGAAAAATACAAACTGGTAATTTGCGATGAGGCATTTCTACCCTTGGCTCCAGTAGGCGAAAAACAATCACTGATACCATTTACAGAAATGTGCCCCAATCTAATTGTCATTAGAAGCCTCACAAAACTCTTTGGGATAGCAGGCTTAAGGCTTGGATATGTAGTTAGCAATGAGAAGCGTCTACACCATTGGCGAGAATCTCGAGACCCATGGCCAGTCAATGGATTAGCCATGACTGCAGGGGAAATGCTTATGAAAGACACCGCTGGCCTTCAAAAGTGGCTAAAAAAAGTACATAATTGGGTTCTCCAAGAAGGCAGCTGGTGTCAACGTAAATTCAAACAAATCCCTGGGATTACTCCACATCCATCATCTACTAATTTCTTCTTAATAGAAAGTCAACATTCACTAGTTTCACTCAGAGAAGAACTTGCACAGAGACACATTCTACTTCGTGATTGTCGGTCATTTAACAAGCTTGGAGGAAACTGGCTGCGAGTAAGTCTTCAAAATAGAAAAGGAAATAAGAAGATTCATAAAGCAATTAGAGGTCTACTTACTTAA